The following coding sequences are from one Indioceanicola profundi window:
- a CDS encoding heavy metal translocating P-type ATPase, with amino-acid sequence MAYIAAQDRSTSAGQVAAEIDIAIAGMTCASCVGRVETAIRKVPGVTDVAVNLATERARVAFDAANPNTQDVIDAISKAGYEPSTVEFDLRVEGMTCASCVGRVEKSLRRVPGVTAATVNLAIERAHVTGHGISAQALVNAIEKAGYQASPVTKEQTATAAPDEANDRSRRELRHVLIGALLSTPLVVGMVGDLLGFDMMVPGWIQFLLATPVQFWLGARFYKAAYKAVRAGAGNMDLLVALGTTAAWGLSTWTLSTTEHAGHVPLYFEASAVLITFVLLGKWLESRAKGQTAAAIRALMGLRPDKARVRRNGAEVEIPVAEVRVGDLVVVRPGERMPVDGQVVEGTGSVDETMLTGEPLPVEKDLDAKVTGGSINVDGLLVVRTTAVGSETMLSKIVRLVEGAQASKAPIQRTVDRVSAVFVPVVLAIATVTFAAWWGLTGSVEAAIITAVSVLVIACPCALGLATPTSIMVGTGAAARHGILIKDAEALERAHAVTAVAFDKTGTLTEGKPRVTAIVPASGLDEATVLRTAVTLQQGSEHPLAHAVRDRAGTAGIAPITLTDFKALAGRGVSGRVGETAVVFGAKRLMMENGLSDAVLEAEAAALEASGRTVSWMAELAPARRVLGLIAFGDTVKASAREAIRSLHDQGIEAVMVTGDSRGAAEAVARELGIDRVFAEVLPGDKADVMAALKREGKVVAMVGDGINDAPALAAADVGIAMATGTDVAMHTAGVTLMRGDPILVGGAVDVSRRTYAKIKQGLFWAFIYNVVGLPLAALGFLSPVLAGAAMALSSVSVVLNALTLRGWKPRAAGGGRT; translated from the coding sequence ATGGCCTACATAGCTGCACAGGACCGGTCCACCTCGGCCGGGCAGGTTGCTGCCGAGATCGACATCGCCATTGCCGGGATGACATGCGCCTCCTGCGTGGGGCGGGTCGAAACGGCGATCCGCAAGGTGCCCGGGGTGACCGACGTCGCGGTGAACCTCGCAACCGAAAGGGCGCGGGTGGCATTCGACGCTGCCAACCCAAATACCCAGGACGTCATCGACGCCATCAGCAAGGCAGGGTACGAGCCGTCCACAGTTGAATTCGACCTTCGGGTCGAAGGGATGACTTGCGCCTCGTGCGTGGGGCGGGTGGAAAAATCATTGAGGAGGGTACCCGGCGTTACAGCGGCGACTGTCAACCTGGCGATCGAGCGCGCCCATGTCACGGGCCATGGAATCAGTGCCCAGGCTTTAGTCAACGCCATCGAGAAGGCAGGGTATCAGGCAAGTCCGGTGACCAAGGAGCAGACCGCCACGGCGGCGCCGGACGAGGCGAACGACCGCAGTCGCCGCGAGTTGCGGCACGTTCTTATCGGTGCGCTCCTGTCGACGCCGCTTGTGGTTGGCATGGTCGGCGACCTGCTCGGGTTCGACATGATGGTGCCGGGGTGGATCCAGTTCCTGCTGGCCACACCGGTGCAATTCTGGCTGGGTGCCCGCTTCTACAAGGCCGCTTACAAGGCAGTTCGTGCTGGCGCCGGAAACATGGACCTGCTGGTGGCCCTCGGCACCACGGCAGCCTGGGGTCTGAGCACCTGGACGCTCTCCACGACAGAGCACGCAGGGCATGTTCCGCTCTACTTCGAGGCATCGGCCGTGCTGATCACCTTCGTGCTGCTGGGCAAGTGGCTGGAGAGCCGGGCCAAGGGCCAGACAGCCGCCGCCATCCGCGCCTTGATGGGATTGCGGCCCGACAAGGCCCGTGTCCGCCGGAATGGCGCCGAGGTCGAGATACCTGTCGCAGAGGTTCGGGTCGGCGACCTCGTCGTCGTCCGCCCGGGAGAGCGGATGCCGGTGGACGGCCAAGTGGTCGAGGGCACAGGCAGCGTCGACGAGACCATGCTCACGGGCGAGCCGCTGCCGGTTGAGAAGGACCTCGACGCCAAGGTGACGGGCGGCTCAATCAATGTCGACGGCCTGCTGGTGGTGAGGACGACCGCGGTCGGCTCCGAGACCATGCTGTCGAAGATCGTGAGGCTGGTCGAAGGGGCGCAGGCATCCAAGGCACCGATTCAGCGCACTGTTGACCGTGTCAGCGCCGTCTTCGTGCCGGTGGTGCTGGCGATCGCTACGGTGACCTTTGCCGCTTGGTGGGGTCTGACCGGCAGCGTTGAAGCTGCGATCATCACGGCCGTCTCGGTCCTCGTCATTGCCTGCCCCTGTGCTCTTGGCTTGGCCACGCCGACCTCGATCATGGTGGGGACAGGAGCCGCGGCGCGGCACGGCATCCTGATCAAGGACGCCGAGGCTCTGGAGCGGGCGCATGCGGTCACGGCAGTCGCGTTCGACAAGACTGGGACCCTGACCGAGGGCAAGCCCCGCGTCACCGCGATCGTTCCTGCGTCCGGCTTGGATGAGGCAACGGTGCTCCGCACTGCTGTCACGCTCCAGCAGGGCAGCGAGCATCCGCTGGCGCACGCAGTGCGCGATCGGGCCGGTACAGCTGGTATCGCACCCATAACCTTGACGGACTTCAAGGCTCTGGCCGGGCGCGGCGTCTCGGGTCGGGTTGGCGAAACGGCCGTCGTGTTCGGGGCGAAGCGGCTGATGATGGAGAACGGATTGAGCGACGCCGTTCTGGAAGCCGAGGCTGCCGCCCTGGAGGCGTCCGGGCGTACGGTCTCCTGGATGGCGGAACTGGCTCCCGCAAGACGCGTGCTCGGCCTCATTGCTTTCGGCGACACGGTGAAGGCATCCGCGCGGGAGGCCATCCGCAGCTTGCACGATCAGGGCATTGAGGCGGTCATGGTTACCGGCGACAGCAGAGGCGCGGCAGAGGCTGTGGCGCGGGAACTCGGTATCGACCGGGTCTTCGCCGAAGTCCTGCCGGGCGACAAGGCCGACGTCATGGCGGCTCTGAAGCGCGAGGGCAAGGTCGTGGCGATGGTCGGCGACGGCATTAACGATGCACCGGCGCTGGCAGCCGCCGACGTTGGCATCGCCATGGCCACCGGCACCGATGTGGCCATGCACACGGCAGGCGTCACGCTGATGCGGGGCGATCCGATCTTGGTCGGCGGCGCCGTGGATGTGTCCCGGCGTACCTATGCCAAGATCAAGCAGGGGCTGTTTTGGGCCTTCATCTACAACGTGGTCGGCCTCCCGCTGGCAGCACTCGGATTTCTGAGCCCGGTACTGGCTGGGGCTGCGATGGCCCTGAGCTCTGTGAGCGTGGTTCTGAACGCGCTGACGCTCCGGGGATGGAAGCCCCGGGCCGCGGGTGGAGGTCGCACATGA
- a CDS encoding heavy-metal-associated domain-containing protein — MKLKVSGMTCGGCAKSVTRAVEALPSVERALVDLKAGEVTVEGAADERAVRQAIEDAGFEVRGAA; from the coding sequence ATGAAGCTGAAAGTGTCCGGTATGACCTGCGGCGGTTGCGCGAAGTCCGTGACCCGCGCAGTCGAGGCACTGCCCTCTGTGGAACGTGCGCTCGTCGACCTCAAGGCCGGTGAGGTGACCGTTGAGGGTGCAGCCGATGAGCGTGCCGTCCGGCAGGCCATCGAGGATGCCGGATTCGAGGTCCGCGGCGCAGCGTAA
- the cueR gene encoding Cu(I)-responsive transcriptional regulator, whose amino-acid sequence MNIGQAAKAAGINARLVRYYEGIGLIPEAERTASGYRVYTIQDVNILRFIKRARSLGFSIERIQHLVGLWQDRSRASAEVKRIALEHVAELDAKIEELRSMARTLQELADTCNGDHRPDCPILHDLAGGLPSPPEAAAETNGATSR is encoded by the coding sequence ATGAACATCGGCCAGGCGGCCAAGGCGGCCGGTATTAACGCACGACTTGTTCGCTATTATGAGGGCATCGGCCTGATACCGGAGGCGGAGCGAACCGCCTCCGGGTACCGGGTCTATACGATCCAGGACGTGAACATCCTCCGTTTCATAAAGCGCGCCCGGAGCCTTGGTTTCAGCATCGAGCGTATCCAGCATCTTGTCGGCTTGTGGCAGGACAGGAGCCGGGCAAGCGCGGAGGTGAAGCGGATCGCGTTGGAACACGTGGCGGAGCTCGATGCCAAGATCGAGGAATTGCGATCAATGGCCCGGACGCTCCAGGAACTCGCAGATACCTGCAACGGCGACCATCGGCCGGACTGCCCCATTCTCCATGACCTTGCAGGCGGATTGCCCAGCCCGCCCGAGGCTGCGGCGGAGACAAACGGTGCAACTTCCCGGTAA